The sequence ATTCCCTttgatgatttgaaaaaatacagaTGATTTGCCATTATCATCTTATGTCAAGTTTATCAGAAGAAGAGTATCTGTGGAATGAAAGCAAGCACTCGATCCCATCAGAAGCCCTAACTGAAATGACCTTCAGTTCAGCTGCACACTCCAGCGACTGTTAAACCGAGTCACGGATCAACGCAGTGTTTCAAACTATAatatgtattataaaaaatatgaaaaataattttttaaaaaataagatgagaTCAATAAAGGTTCACTCAAAGTCTCGGTgcaatcaaattaaatgaaattgaataatgttaGAAAGcccatcaaattaaaataaaaaactcattagACATGATATAGCGAAAATATcacttatttaataattatttacagCATTTGCCACTATATTGATTTCAATTAATTGTTGGGTGATTTGTTTGGGTTTCTAGTGTCATCGATCCTAATACTAAAATATgaatcatttaaaagaaaaatataattttttttaaataaacctaAATTTGTAGGAAACTAAGAACAAGTAAGAAGTCATATATTATTCAACTAAGAATATGATAGAATAATGACCCACCATGATTAAAAATGGTTAAACTGAATTTATAACTATTTATTCTAATAAAACCAATTACCAAATCCACCTATCATCGCCGGCATAAGTGAAAAGTGTATTGTCGAGCCACATTAGAATATCGACTTTTCTGATATCAGTGTCTCAGTTCTCCACTCGGATTCGGAAAATAAACAGAAAGGCAATTAAGAAACTTGGTCGGTCCAACCTCTCGGCATCCAATCCGATGTCGACTTTGAGATCCGATCTTGGATCATTCTGAGATAGTTTCCATTTAGTGAGGAATTGGTTTGATGGCCGCCTTTCTTTCCCTTTGAGGGGAATTGGTACGCTTTAGCCCCCAGTTTTCCTGGATTTGGCATCTTGTTGCCCTTGACTTAGTTTCCGGTGCGAAATGAATAGGATATATATGAGTAATTCAAAGGAGAAATAGAAAGATTTTTTAGTAGAAAGCGAAACCGAGAAATCTGGTCTAATAGGTCAATTTAGTTATCTATTAATCTAAAATTTGGTTgtgcaaaatttaaaattaaatattattcaattttattattcatttttcttttttgatttaagTATTcgacattatgttttttttttaggattagttttgtaattatcatcaatttattttggatcttttacattgaataattaattttttatggaggacgttttaatctttttacattgaatatttaatgttttattccAAAAAGCTATCGACACATGCTCTTCACATGCCAACGTGTGGAGGACATCCACATCATTTGGATGGGCCATGAGGCACCTCTTGGTGGCCAAACTTGCCCTTGCGTTGTGTTGGTGGAAGTGTTGTTATGTTCTCTTTCTCATTGTGCAACAGGTGATGGTGGATGATTGGTAGTTTATCGTCGATGGTCATCTCATTTTCcccttattttttctctcctatccaaaaaaatacatgttaatcctctttttatatatttcaattttgatccttattattttgatctatgatttttgtttatggccttttaataaaagttttgtttgttttcaatttagttcttcaattagaatttgtcatatattatttcttccaattcagtccttatttttttttccttggcctttttgtttaatttttattggttttcaattttatctttcaataaaagtttatggtgtattatttttctcaatttggccatcattctcttgattttctttctttttgttaaagttgtttttcctttcaatttaaccctttaataaaaaaaaaattggttgccctttaattcattttttattttgattttcactctcattcttttatctttcaatcaaagtttatggtgtattatttttttcaatttggccctcattctcttgattttctttctttttgttaaagttgtttttcctttcaatttaacccttcaatcaaaaaaatttggttgccctttaattcattttttattttgattttcactctcattcttttatccttcaatcaaagtttatagtgtattatttttttcaatttggccctcattctcttgattttctttctttttgttaaagttgtttttcctttaaatttaacccttcaatcaaaaaaatttggttgccctttaattcattttttattttgattttcactctcattattttatccttcaatcaaagtttatggtgtattatttttttcaatttggccctcattctcttgattttctttctttttgttaaagttgtttttcctttcaatttaacccttcaataaaaaaaaaaattggttgccctttaattcattttttattttgattttcactctCAATCTtttaactatgatttttttgttttagatcattttgtttaattgatttttttcctaacttcatccttcaacgtTTGATTTAttagagtttgaaaagttaatgcaaGTCaacatcctctctttttttccatttcctttttttgatttaattgttcgacattttgtttttcttaaacaaaacaaattgattttgtggttatcatcaatttcttttctattgggttatcctgatctcatatcTTAAGTCACGGGTTTTGCaaggatttttttgaattaaggtttttctaaaaacaattatgtgtattgtttttttcaattatcttcattcatctataaaataaaaatatttatttttagataatatttataatatttgcatcattgcataatattttttttcttttattttattcaattagtttagtgtgtgtctatttttattattgtttcattaaataaataaataaattcagtaaaTAAAACTGAGTAAATGTTTCATGTTACAAGATCAAATCCCTTTGATCCATATTTATGTctcaattttttctatttcacttttagttattgttaataattgttttcatttatttatacatatgATTATCTAATTATCCATTTATGTAATTTATAGTGTTTGGCTATGTCaagaaaaataagctggaaaataaattgttaatatattttttcaagtttattaaaataatgaggaacaaatcttagaaattaaaaagttgaatgagaataaaattaaaaaaaaattaatttcataaattatctcaaataaaataagtaaaaattaaaataatagagataaaaaagttgaaagatgatgaaattaaattttttttttgacaatttcataaattatttcaaaaaaatagataacaaccaaaagaatgagaatcaaatctgatagataaaaaatttcaatcaagaaaatgttaagagaaaagcaaataacaatcataaaaatgaggatcaaagttgatataaaaataaaattaaatcaaaatttaagggataaaattgaaaaacaaattcaaaataaaatatatagcaatcaaaattttgaggaccaaatttaatataatcattaaataacatgacatttataatttttttataacttttaggAAGTGTTTTcggtccaaaataaaaggaaaacactttcttgaaaaccaaaccaaatttttctttgactaaaaagtgttttctgtttgacaatttttctaatgacaaacaaatacgtgaaagtttgaaaagtaatgttttttaaatcatttttcataaaacaaacagGTACTTAATTTTGCTATTTGTTGAGGAAGTTAACGTGTGTACCAACCCCAATGTTGAAGCCTTGAAAAAGCTCATCGAAAAAGGAAGCACAAGAACATAAGAGTGAAAATTCTAACTACTCACCTATCAAGCTAACCTCCCCTGAGTTTTCAGGATTGCCTTCTGAACAAGGATTCTAAAAACGAGGAAAAGGAAGCTATGATTTCAATTAAGTGTATAAGGTTGAAAACTTAGCAATATAATCTTTATTTAATTGtcagatttaattaattttgtgtcaaaaagattaaattttttgggtTATTGTATGTGTTTTTGCACATGCTTTACTTTTTATGGACAAAACCTATCCTCAATAACAAGTGATCGCAAGTCAGAGATGTCTGAGTCTCAGAATTTGGAGGAAGTGttaatttattgtaattaagATATTAAAGACCAGAATTGATATAGAGCTGcaagaaatttaaaacaataagaaGACGAGATCATATCCTGTCTCAAAGTCTTCGACACAttccactaaaaaatatatagtcctTAAAACAAAACACTACCATTTTTTTAGATAAGAAAATATACCGTTCCTAAGCACTCTTGTCTGAGGAATTCTATTGCTGTTTAATTTGGAAAATACCACACATAATACGAAAAGGAAAGGCAGAAGACACATCTTAATTGGATTAGCTTTCTGCTGACGAGCATATGTATACTGCATTGTCGAATAAATGCATTGCCAGGCAGCACCAACCAATCCAAAATACACAACAAAAGTGCCAACAGCCTCTCCAGGTGCGGAAGGACTGGTCGATCGGCGATGGAAACAGGGCAATAGgctcattattttctttcgtGCCATGTAAAGGATCAGTTCAGCAGTAGCAAGAAGCAGAGCTACATATGCCAACACCATGCCAATTAATGCATAACTCAGCTGGTCAGAAACTGCAGATGCAAACTCTAGAATTAAGTTCGTCATCAGCAAAGTCCATCCTGATTTTTCCTATATAAGAAAGTAGGGAGTTATAAACAAGGAAGTCAACGAAACTTCACCAATTCTTAAAAGCATTGTTTTCATAGTTCTTACTCCTGGGCGTGAACTTTCTCCAGCATCCAGCAGCTTCTCCGCTACTTCTCCAGTCCCGTTCTCTCTATCACTCATATTGACATCAATTGCAATAGTGACCTCGTTATTTCTTGAGCCTGCTACAGTTTTACGTTTTCTTCCTGGAGTGCCATCAAGTGTAGCTAGAAAGGCTATTTCTTGAACCTCTTCTGGAACGTCTTTACAGATTTTAACACCACGCCCTCTCTGTCCTGATAAATGCAATTTGATCCTCGTAACGGAAGTGCTCTTGGCAAATTCATGCCCACAAAACTTACACTTCTTGCTACTACCATTCATATCTTCAACATGATTCCAAAAAGGATCCTTTGGTCGACTCATTTTGTCCTATAGGGAAAAAAGGGTCAAAATATTGGATAAAAATGAATGGAAGTTACATTAATTGGAAAAGGAAAGATTGAAACTGAGAAACATTTTCAACAATTAGAGAAGCCCTTGAACAGGAATATAGCATGGCAATTACAACATTTATGCCTGCAGTAACAAGATGATAagaaattatgtaattattgttGTATTAAGCAAATGGAACAGATTGATTTTAAGAGTTACAATAATTTGTTACATTAATCGAACCATTTTCATCCTCTTTCTTCTTTGGTCCTGTAGatacaattaaatattgaataaaaagtggATTTTAAAGCAATCTTCAGAAAAAAGAGACTGCCAAGCAATCttaaacaaaaattttgaaGTTGTTCTCCTTGTTTTTATGATAAGTAGTTGAAGTTGATAGCAAAATGAACatttattaagaacaaaaatataatatgagtTGGGTTCTGTCGTTGATtaagcaacatatataattaaggtCTACTTGATCAATCAAGAATCCTACTTACAAATTCTACAACCAAATGAGCacttttatttgaaagaatcaaaacaaatacgtgtagaaaaaaaatagtggttaaaatatacaaaaaaaaaaaaataaggatcgaAAGTAAAATTTACCATGACTGATGGGTTCTCTTTGCGTATTTGGATGGCCATATCTCTAatcaagtcatgcatcttgaTAGCATTACCATCATCAATTCTATCCAATAAGCAGACACCTTCAAGTCTATTAAGCATTTTGTGACCCTTGTCAAGTGCTTCTTGCCTGCTCTCCATTCTTTCAATTATTCCCACATTGATCAAATTACTTATCAACTCTTCCCTTTCAATCACTTGACCTTCAGGAAATAATGCACAGTATAACAGACATTGTTGTAGAGCTAAATCGTGTAACCGATCATAACTAAACCTCAATATCCGGAATACCTCATCCATGTCACtatattttgattctttcaatTCCTTCAATGTATTTTTCCACTCATCTAGGTCATCCACTCCCGTCAAGTTTCCTGCCATTGTAGTAATTGCAATTGGCAAACCGGCACATTCCTTTGCAACATCTTTTGCGATGCGTTCCACTTCTAGAGAAAGTGGAATGTCATATCCAAGTTTATCCATGAACAAAGTCCAAGTTTCTGTCTCCGAAAATGGcttcacttttattttgtgtttgctACCCATCTGCTGACAAATGATTTTTAGTCGAGTTGTAAAAATCAACTTGCATCCTTTTAATGGGATAGGAATTCCCACTTTGTGTAGATCAAAAGACTCCCACAGATCATCTAAAATGAGAATCCATTTTTGTTTGTTCACTAGTTTTTCTGACAATTTCACAGCTCTTGGTTGGATTTCATATTCGCTTGAAAGATCTAAATGTAGAAGTCTAGCAATTTTATTCTGCAATTTATAAATACTGAAATCTTGAGACACGGTCACCCAGTAAACATGATGTAAAATGTCTGGTCTTTCTAGAAGCTCCTTGTAGATACGTTCCAGCATTGTCGTTTTACCGACCCCTCCCATCCCCCAGATACCAATGGTTGAGACTTCATCATCCATTAACCAAGAACGTATCACATTTGTATTCTCTTCAAATGCTCCTGCACCAGGCTGTGCTACTCCTCCAGCCCCGTTCACTGTATTAtccttcattaaaaaattatagatctCAACCTCATTCATATCTGGTGCATCTCCTGCCAAATTGTCAGCTTCGTTGTTTTGTTCGTGTGGACTGGTTGAAATGGCATTATCAATATCATTGCCTCCAGATGGGCTTGCACCTACGTTGGTCTGCACTAATCTTTCTGTTGCTTCTCTTCTACTATCATGGTCATCAACCGTGTGTCTCCAATGAGAGACACTTCCGTCAACATGCTGAATACATCTTTCACCAGTGTTTTCCATGCCATTTGCCACTTTTAAATGTGAACAAATTCTCTCTTCCCCCAAACCTTGCTCCATGCCCTGAACTCCCATTTGTATCTTTGCAACATCTGCTACCAAATTGTCAGCTACATTGCTTTGTTGCAACACTTGAACGGCTTGTTTAATCCTCAGCTTGCTCTGGAGTGCATCACCTCTCAGTCCAGTCATGCTTAATATGTCGTTTGCTGCTTCTGCGTGTGAAGAAATCCTCTCTTCCCCTACTCCGTGTTCCAAACCCTGAACTTCTGTTTGTACCGTTCCAATATCTCCTCCCATATTTTCCATCTCAATGTTTTGTTCTTGTGGACTAGTGCTTCTGCTTCTGCATCACCAACTCTTTTGTTTGATTGATGTTTATGTGCATGTACCATGCACATATATATACAGTTATTCACTGGTTATAGAAGTACAGTGTGGGTAGGACTTTGTATGAAGCTAGACTTTATCTTTAAATAGAATTACACT is a genomic window of Populus trichocarpa isolate Nisqually-1 unplaced genomic scaffold, P.trichocarpa_v4.1 scaffold_25, whole genome shotgun sequence containing:
- the LOC7465885 gene encoding uncharacterized protein LOC7465885, whose translation is MENMGGDIGTVQTEVQGLEHGVGEERISSHAEAANDILSMTGLRGDALQSKLRIKQAVQVLQQSNVADNLVADVAKIQMGVQGMEQGLGEERICSHLKVANGMENTGERCIQHVDGSVSHWRHTVDDHDSRREATERLVQTNVGASPSGGNDIDNAISTSPHEQNNEADNLAGDAPDMNEVEIYNFLMKDNTVNGAGGVAQPGAGAFEENTNVIRSWLMDDEVSTIGIWGMGGVGKTTMLERIYKELLERPDILHHVYWVTVSQDFSIYKLQNKIARLLHLDLSSEYEIQPRAVKLSEKLVNKQKWILILDDLWESFDLHKVGIPIPLKGCKLIFTTRLKIICQQMGSKHKIKVKPFSETETWTLFMDKLGYDIPLSLEVERIAKDVAKECAGLPIAITTMAGNLTGVDDLDEWKNTLKELKESKYSDMDEVFRILRFSYDRLHDLALQQCLLYCALFPEGQVIEREELISNLINVGIIERMESRQEALDKGHKMLNRLEGVCLLDRIDDGNAIKMHDLIRDMAIQIRKENPSVMDKMSRPKDPFWNHVEDMNGSSKKCKFCGHEFAKSTSVTRIKLHLSGQRGRGVKICKDVPEEVQEIAFLATLDGTPGRKRKTVAGSRNNEVTIAIDVNMSDRENGTGEVAEKLLDAGESSRPGEKSGWTLLMTNLILEFASAVSDQLSYALIGMVLAYVALLLATAELILYMARKKIMSLLPCFHRRSTSPSAPGEAVGTFVVYFGLVGAAWQCIYSTMQYTYARQQKANPIKMCLLPFLFVLCVVFSKLNSNRIPQTRVLRNGIFSYLKKW